In Zingiber officinale cultivar Zhangliang chromosome 1A, Zo_v1.1, whole genome shotgun sequence, a genomic segment contains:
- the LOC122019344 gene encoding U4/U6 small nuclear ribonucleoprotein PRP4-like protein: MEEDSSRTLTPTLPSLPPDHVAPLHVPTVVAIAALPPPPAIAPIPVPRATRAPSVGSDSDREGSLSRPSADDYEVSEESRLARERQEKLVQELLMKRRAYAMAVPTNDAAVRARLRRLGEPITLFGEREMERRDRLRSIMVRLDLEGQLDRLLKVHEDEQAAAAAAGAPAEDEGPQQYPFYTEGPNELLEARVDIAKFSVARAKARIARARRRRDDPDEDEEVEAEYAVDQAGGFILECSEIGDDRPLSGCSFSHDCTMLATSSFSGVAKIWSMPQVTKVSTLKGHTERLTDVTFSPTEDNLVATASADKTAKLWKSDGSLLKSFNGHLDRLGRVAFHPSGKYIGTASFDKTWRLWDVNTGTELLLQEGHSRSVYGVCFHPDGSLAASCGLDALARVWDLRTGRSILAFEGHVKSVLGLSFSPNGYRLATGSEDNTCRIWDLRKRKCVYTIPAHSHLISQVKFEQQDGYFLATASYDTKAMVWSAQDFKPIKTLSGHEAKVTSLDITSDGQQIATVSHDRTIKIWSSRSNEKKNDMDMD, translated from the exons ATGGAAGAGGATTCGTCCCGAACCCTAACCCCAACCCTTCCTTCCCTACCGCCGGACCATGTCGCCCCGCTGCACGTCCCAACCGTCGTCGCCATCGCCGCCCTACCCCCGCCGCCTGCCATCGCGCCCATCCCTGTCCCTCGCGCCACCCGGGCCCCATCTGTCGGATCCGACTCCGACCGTGAGGGCTCGCTCTCCCGGCCCTCGGCCGACGACTACGAGGTCTCTGAGGAGAGCCGCCTCGCCAGGGAGCGGCAGGAAAAGCTCGTCCAGGAGCTCCTCATGAAACGCCGCGCTTATGCCATGGCCGTCCCCACCAATGACGCCGCTGTCCGCGCCCGTCTCCGCCGACTCGGGGAGCCCATCACTCTCTTCGGTGAGCGCGAAATGGAGCGCCGGGATCGACTCCGTTCCATCATGGTCCGGCTCGACTTGGAGGGTCAACTCGATCGCCTCCTGAAGGTCCACGAAGATGAGCAGGCTGCGGCAGCGGCTGCCGGTGCCCCTGCTGAGGACGAGGGTCCACAGCAGTACCCCTTTTACACGGAGGGACCGAATGAGCTTCTTGAAGCCAGGGTAGATATTGCCAAGTTCTCAGTCGCCAGGGCGAAGGCAAGAATCGCGAgggcgaggaggaggagggacGACCCTGACGAGGACGAAGAGGTTGAGGCTGAGTATGCAGTGGATCAAGCAGGTGGCTTCATCCTTGAATGTAGTGAGATCGGGGATGACCGTCCACTCTCTGGGTGTTCCTTCTCTCATGATTGCACGATGCTCGCCACAAG CTCATTTAGTGGAGTTGCCAAAATATGGAGTATGCCTCAAGTAACAAAGGTTTCAACTTTAAAGGGTCACACTGAGCGTTTAACTGACGTGACATTCTCTCCCACGGAAGATAATCTGGTAGCAACTGCATCCGCTGATAAGACTGcaaaactatggaagagtgatgggTCTCTTTTAAAGTCATTTAATGGACACCTAGATCGTCTTGGACGTGTTGCATTCCATCCATCGGGTAAGTACATTGGTACTGCTAGTTTTGACAAGACATGGAGACTCTGGGATGTCAATACTGGGACAGAATTACTACTTCAAGAGGGTCATAGTCGAAGTGTGTATGGGGTTTGTTTCCATCCTGATGGATCTTTAGCAGCATCTTGTGGCCTTGATGCACTTGCTCGTGTATGGGATCTTCGTACTGGGAGAAGCATTCTTGCATTTGAAGGCCATGTTAAGTCG GTCCTTGGACTTAGCTTTTCTCCAAATGGTTATCGCTTAGCCACTGGTAGTGAGGATAACACTTGCCGCATATGGGACCTGAGAAAAAGAAAGTGTGTATATACTATACCAGCTCATTCGCATCTTATTTCACAAGTAAAATTCGAACAACAGGATGGGTACTTTCTGGCTACTGCTTCATATGATACCAAAGCAATG GTTTGGTCAGCTCAAGATTTCAAGCCTATTAAAACTTTATCTGGTCATGAAGCCAAGGTTACGAGTTTGGATATCACCAGTG ATGGGCAACAGATAGCAACTGTATCGCATGATCGCACTATCAAAATTTGGTCCAGCAGAAGCAACGAAAAGAAGAATGATATGGACATGGATTGA
- the LOC122019355 gene encoding elongation factor 1-beta-like, with translation MAISFTDLHTETGLRTLEEFLSGKTFISGDEISKDDVKVFAAVAKPGDVFPNVSRWYSSVSGVLSPRFPGEALGVKIGSQAAVSAAAPSADVSKEAADGDDDDLDLFGDETEEDKKAAEEREVAVKASSKKKESGKSSVLLDVKPWDDETDMKKLEEAVRSVEMPGLLWGASKLVAVGYGIKKLQIMMTIVDDLVSVDSLIEETLTQEPRNEYIQSCDIVAFNKI, from the exons ATGGCGATCTCCTTCACAGATCTGCACACCGAAACGGGTCTCAGAACTCTCGAGGAATTCCTCTCTGGGAAAACATTTATCTCTGG GGATGAAATCAGCAAAGATGATGTTAAAGTGTTTGCTGCCGTCGCGAAGCCTGGAGATGTGTTTCCCAATGTCAGCCGCTGGTATTCTAGCGTTTCTGGAGTTCTTTCACCAAG ATTTCCGGGTGAAGCTCTTGGAGTTAAAATTGGAAGTCAAGCTGCAGTCTCAGCTGCTGCACCTTCTGCTGATGTCTCAAAG GAGGCTGCAGACGGCGATGATGATGATCTAGATCTCTTTGGCGATGAGACAGAGGAAGACAAGAAAGCAGCAGAGGAGCGTGAGGTGGCTGTTAAAGCCTCTTCCAAGAAGAAAGAAA GTGGAAAGTCATCCGTTCTCTTGGATGTGAAGCCGTGGGATGATGAGACGGATATGAAGAAGTTGGAGGAAGCTGTTCGAAGTGTAGAGATGCCGGGCCTCTTATGGGGAGCAT CTAAGCTTGTTGCTGTGGGATATGGCATCAAGAAGCTGCAAATCATGATGACTATTGTTGATGATCTTGTCTCAGTTGACAGTCTCATTGAAGAGACTCTGACTCAGGAGCCCCGCAATGAGTATATCCAAAGTTGTGATATCGTTGCTTTCAACAAGATTTAA